The Flexivirga aerilata sequence GACGGTCGCCGGGACGCCGAGCTCTGCCAGGCGCGCCGCGGCGGCGACCGCGACGGTCGCCATCGGGCCACTGGAGACGAGCAGCACCTGGGAGTGCAACCGCCGCGGGGTGAGGACGTCCAGCGACCCGACCCGGCTGTGCAACGGGACGGGCGCCGGGGCCGACCCCTTCGGGTAACGCAGCACGGTCGGCCCGGACTCGTGCGCGAGTGCCTCGCGCAGCAGCTCGCGCAGGCGCACCGCGTCGCGCGGTGCGGCGAGCCGCAGACCGGGCACGCCCTGCAGCAGGCTGACGTCCCACATGCCGTGGTGGGACGGGCCGTCCGGCCCCGTGACTCCGGCCCGGTCCAGCACGAAAGTCACTGGCAGCCGGTGCAATCCGACGTCCATCAGCACCTGGTCGAACGCGCGGCCGAGGAAGGTCGAGTAGACCGCGACCACCGGGTGCAGGCCGACGCTCGCCAGTCCGGCGGCGCAGGTGACCGCGTGCTGCTCGGCGATGCCGACATCGACCAGCCGGTGCGGAAAGCGGTCGCCGAACGCGCCGAGGCCGGCGGGCAGGCGCATGGCCGCGGTGAGCGCCACGACATCGGCACGCTCCTCGCCGATCGCGACGAGCTCGTCGCCGAAGACGTCGGTCCAGGCCTGCTTCGGGGCAGGAGGTGGATCACCAGTAACCGCAGTCGGTTTCGGCGCCGGGCTGACCGTGTGCATGCGGTCGGCCGGGTCCTGCTCGGCGGGTGCATAGCCGTTGCCCTTGCTGGTCACGACGTGCACCACGACCGGCCCGTGAGCGTCGTGTGCCCTGCGGAGGGCGGTGTCCAGCGCCCTCAGGTCGTGACCGTCCACCGGCCCGACGTAGCCGAAACCGAGGATTCGCAACAGATTCGGGGCACTGCCGTCCGCGTCGCCGGCTGTGTTGCCATCCGTGCTGTGGTCCGTGTTGCCGGCCGCGTCCTGACGCAGGGCGGTCAGGTGGGCGTGCAGCGCGCCGACGGTCTCGTCATACGACCGGCCGTTGTCGTTGAGGACGATCACGACCCGCCGGCGCGCGGCACCGATATTGTTGAGCGCCTCCCACGCCATGCCGCCGGTGAGTGCGCCGTCGCCGACGACCGCCACCGTGTGCCGGCGCTGACCGGTCAGCTCCAGCCCGCGGGCGAGACCGTCGGCATAGGACAAAGCCGTTGAGGCGTGGGAGTTTTCGACCAGATCGTGGGGGCTCTCCGCCCGGCACGGGTAGCCGGACAGGCCGCCTGCCGTGCGCAGCGTCCCGAGCCGGTCGGCGCGCCCTGTGAGCATCTTGTGGACGTAGCTCTGGTGGCCGGTGTCCCAGACGATGCGGTCGCGCGGGGCGTCGAACACCCGGTGCAGGGCGATCGTGAGCTCGACGACTCCGAGGTTGGGGCCGAGGTGGCCGCCGGTGCGGGAGACCACGTCGATGAGGCGCCGCCGGATCTGGGCCGCGAGCTCGGGCAGTGCCGCCGGTGGGAGCGCCTTGACGTCGGCCGGACCCGCGATCCGGCCGAGCAGATCCGGCGCCGACATCAGGCCACCGCCGCCCGGATGGTCTGTTTCAGCGAATCCATCGTCGCCAGAACGGCGGTCGGCTCGTAACCGCAGTGCGCCATACAGTTGGCGCAGCGGTCGTCCTTGCCCCGGCCGAAGGCCTCCCAGTCGGTGTCCTCGATCAGCTCCTGGTAGGTCGACACGTAGCCGTCGTCGAGCAGATAGCAGGGTCGCTGCCACCCCTTGAGGCTGTATGACGGGATCGCCCACGGCGTGCACTCGTAGTCGACCTTGCCCTCGAGGAAGTCGAGGAACAGCGGCGAGTGGTTGAGCCGCCACTTGGCCCGGCGGCCGTCGCCGAACGCCTTCGCAAAGAGAGCGCGGGTCTCCTCGACGCCGAGGAAGCCCTTCTGGTCGGGCGCCTTCCAATAGGCGTAACCGGGGGCGATCTGCATGTTGTCGACCTTGATCTCGTCGTTGAGGTAGTCGAGCACGTCGATCACATCCTGCGGCGAATCACTGTTGAACACAGTGGTGTTCGTCATCACCCGGAAGCCGCGCGACTGCACCAGCTTGATCGCGTCGATCGCGGCCTCGAAGCCGCCCTCCTTGCTGACCGACGCGTCGTGGCGTTCCTTCATCCCGTCGACGTGCACCATCCAGGCGAAGTTGCGGTGCGGGGTGAACTTGTCGATGTGCCGGGCCATCAGCAACGCATTGGTGCACAGGAAGACGATCTTCTTGCGGTGCAGCAACTCCCGCACGATCTCGTGGATCTGCGGGTGCATCAACGGTTCCCCGCCGGCGATCGAGACCATCGGCGCACCGCACTCCTCGATCGCGGCGACCGCC is a genomic window containing:
- a CDS encoding 1-deoxy-D-xylulose-5-phosphate synthase is translated as MSAPDLLGRIAGPADVKALPPAALPELAAQIRRRLIDVVSRTGGHLGPNLGVVELTIALHRVFDAPRDRIVWDTGHQSYVHKMLTGRADRLGTLRTAGGLSGYPCRAESPHDLVENSHASTALSYADGLARGLELTGQRRHTVAVVGDGALTGGMAWEALNNIGAARRRVVIVLNDNGRSYDETVGALHAHLTALRQDAAGNTDHSTDGNTAGDADGSAPNLLRILGFGYVGPVDGHDLRALDTALRRAHDAHGPVVVHVVTSKGNGYAPAEQDPADRMHTVSPAPKPTAVTGDPPPAPKQAWTDVFGDELVAIGEERADVVALTAAMRLPAGLGAFGDRFPHRLVDVGIAEQHAVTCAAGLASVGLHPVVAVYSTFLGRAFDQVLMDVGLHRLPVTFVLDRAGVTGPDGPSHHGMWDVSLLQGVPGLRLAAPRDAVRLRELLREALAHESGPTVLRYPKGSAPAPVPLHSRVGSLDVLTPRRLHSQVLLVSSGPMATVAVAAAARLAELGVPATVVDPRWTHPITADLMSLVSEHDLVITLEDNAIGGGLGAALSVAAHRAGLGTRVIPLGLPVDFLPVGERDELLRACGLDVEGVLHTVTDALWRGAHWSAPDGGERPLLPDPLLQM
- the hpnH gene encoding adenosyl-hopene transferase HpnH, translating into MPLRQSLRLGQYLVKQKIARRDKFPLLVELEPLFACNLKCTGCGKIQEPAAMLKQRMPVEQAVAAIEECGAPMVSIAGGEPLMHPQIHEIVRELLHRKKIVFLCTNALLMARHIDKFTPHRNFAWMVHVDGMKERHDASVSKEGGFEAAIDAIKLVQSRGFRVMTNTTVFNSDSPQDVIDVLDYLNDEIKVDNMQIAPGYAYWKAPDQKGFLGVEETRALFAKAFGDGRRAKWRLNHSPLFLDFLEGKVDYECTPWAIPSYSLKGWQRPCYLLDDGYVSTYQELIEDTDWEAFGRGKDDRCANCMAHCGYEPTAVLATMDSLKQTIRAAVA